In the Kribbella sp. NBC_00482 genome, one interval contains:
- a CDS encoding ABC transporter ATP-binding protein: MTPGVPARGEHATTPLVRVTGLSAAAGDAALVDGVSFEVVAGEVTALVGASGSGKTTSALALLGEHGDGVRLAGRVEVDGQLVVDSNGVTAAASAVRGRVVAYMPQHPGSALNPARRIGTTLQELAKLHNGDPGEAVRAAQLPGDLATLKRFPHQFSGGQRQRVALAQTLTCQPKVLVLDEPSTGLDSITRLQLVHELRELAATGLGILLLSHDLDLVRALASRIVVLDAGQVIATDVLPPTPDLDVKGTSVAGQPLLTAMNLSASLRPRGRDVVLHEADLAVRAGACLGVVGRSGSGKTTLARCLAGLHERYTGTILLDDEPLPVLRRRTRDQHRRVQYVWQEVRGSFDERRPVDQQVARTAQRLRGLAPDQAHAEAVATLARLGVAAITAARPPSRLSGGELQRAALARAVLAKPDVLICDEITTALDDHGTALVLDLLTELKDRGTALIWIGHDLRLVAAVADRVLVLDAGRVVEQGPPATITTEPHHELTRRLVAATRIGDDPQSPPVLTTDSRSEPRR; this comes from the coding sequence GTGACGCCGGGCGTTCCTGCTCGTGGCGAGCATGCGACTACGCCGCTGGTGCGCGTGACTGGGCTGTCCGCTGCCGCGGGGGACGCGGCGTTGGTGGACGGGGTTTCGTTCGAGGTTGTGGCGGGGGAGGTGACCGCTCTGGTCGGCGCCTCCGGGTCGGGGAAGACCACCTCGGCGCTAGCACTGCTAGGCGAACACGGTGACGGCGTACGACTGGCCGGACGGGTCGAGGTCGACGGGCAACTGGTTGTCGACAGCAACGGAGTGACCGCCGCCGCGTCGGCGGTACGCGGCCGCGTCGTCGCCTACATGCCGCAGCACCCCGGCAGTGCACTGAACCCAGCTCGACGCATCGGCACGACGCTGCAGGAGCTCGCGAAGCTGCATAACGGCGACCCGGGCGAGGCCGTCCGCGCGGCCCAACTGCCCGGAGATCTCGCCACCCTCAAACGTTTTCCGCACCAGTTCTCCGGCGGTCAACGGCAGCGAGTAGCGCTCGCGCAGACGCTCACCTGCCAGCCGAAGGTGCTCGTGCTCGACGAGCCGAGCACCGGCCTCGACTCGATCACCCGGCTGCAACTCGTCCACGAACTCAGAGAGCTCGCCGCCACCGGCCTAGGCATCTTGCTGCTCAGTCACGATCTCGACCTGGTCCGCGCCCTCGCGTCCCGCATCGTCGTCCTCGATGCGGGTCAGGTGATCGCCACCGACGTACTCCCTCCCACACCGGATCTGGACGTCAAGGGAACCTCCGTCGCCGGGCAACCGTTGCTAACGGCAATGAACCTGTCCGCCTCGCTGCGCCCTCGCGGCCGCGATGTCGTCCTGCACGAGGCCGACCTCGCCGTCCGCGCCGGCGCCTGTCTCGGGGTCGTCGGCCGCTCCGGCAGTGGCAAGACCACCTTGGCCCGCTGCCTGGCCGGCTTGCACGAGCGCTACACCGGCACCATCCTGCTCGACGACGAACCGCTCCCCGTCCTCCGGAGGCGCACCCGCGACCAGCACCGCCGCGTTCAGTACGTCTGGCAGGAGGTCCGCGGCTCCTTCGACGAACGGCGGCCCGTCGACCAGCAGGTCGCCCGTACGGCGCAACGCCTCCGCGGACTCGCGCCGGACCAGGCGCACGCCGAAGCCGTCGCCACGCTCGCCCGTCTCGGCGTCGCCGCGATCACCGCCGCCCGCCCGCCGAGCCGCCTGTCCGGCGGTGAACTGCAACGCGCAGCCCTTGCGCGAGCAGTGCTGGCGAAACCCGACGTACTGATCTGCGACGAGATCACCACCGCCCTCGACGACCACGGTACGGCGCTCGTCCTCGATCTCCTGACCGAGCTCAAGGACCGCGGTACGGCGCTGATCTGGATCGGTCACGACTTGCGCCTGGTCGCCGCCGTCGCGGACCGGGTCCTGGTCCTCGACGCCGGCCGGGTGGTCGAGCAGGGTCCGCCCGCGACGATCACGACCGAGCCGCACCACGAGCTGACCCGGCGGCTGGTCGCAGCCACCCGGATCGGCGACGACCCACAATCTCCGCCCGTGCTGACAACCGACTCAAGGAGCGAACCGCGCCGATGA